A window of the Pseudomonadales bacterium genome harbors these coding sequences:
- a CDS encoding thioesterase family protein, with amino-acid sequence MQSDVFHFSVQIYYEDTDHSGVVYHPNFLKYFERAREHVIDAERLAALWREHGLGFAVYKANLTFQDGVEFAEVCDIRTQFSVDGKYKTLWRQEVWRPEATKPAVIGDIEMVCMDKQKRLQPIPLAILEALNTV; translated from the coding sequence ATGCAAAGCGATGTATTTCATTTTTCCGTGCAGATTTATTATGAAGACACGGACCATTCAGGCGTGGTGTATCACCCTAATTTTTTAAAATATTTTGAGCGCGCGCGCGAGCATGTGATTGATGCCGAGCGCTTAGCTGCGCTATGGCGTGAACATGGTTTGGGCTTTGCCGTGTATAAAGCCAATCTAACGTTTCAAGATGGCGTTGAGTTTGCTGAGGTTTGCGATATTCGCACCCAGTTCAGTGTAGACGGCAAATATAAAACCCTCTGGCGGCAAGAGGTGTGGCGACCTGAGGCAACAAAACCTGCGGTGATAGGCGATATTGAAATGGTATGTATGGATAAGCAAAAACGCCTGCAGCCGATACCGCTGGCTATTTTAGAAGCGCTTAATACGGTTTAA